In Streptococcus sp. SN-1, a single genomic region encodes these proteins:
- the rpsG gene encoding 30S ribosomal protein S7 translates to MSRKNRAPKRDVLPDPLYNSQLVTRLINRVMLDGKRGTAASIVYGAFEQIKEATGNDALEVFETAMENIMPVLEVRARRVGGSNYQVPVEVRPERRTTLGLRWLVTIARLRGEHTMQDRLAKEILDAANNTGAAVKKREDTHRMAEANRAFAHFRW, encoded by the coding sequence ATGAGTCGTAAAAATAGAGCTCCAAAACGTGACGTATTGCCAGATCCGCTTTACAATTCACAACTAGTTACTCGTCTTATCAACCGCGTTATGCTTGATGGTAAACGTGGTACAGCTGCTTCAATCGTTTACGGTGCCTTTGAACAAATCAAAGAAGCTACTGGAAACGATGCACTTGAAGTATTTGAAACAGCTATGGAAAACATCATGCCTGTACTTGAAGTACGTGCACGTCGTGTTGGTGGTTCTAACTACCAAGTCCCAGTTGAAGTTCGTCCAGAACGTCGTACAACACTTGGACTTCGTTGGTTGGTAACAATCGCTCGTCTTCGTGGTGAACACACAATGCAAGACCGTCTTGCAAAAGAAATCTTGGACGCTGCTAACAATACTGGTGCAGCTGTTAAGAAACGTGAAGACACTCACCGTATGGCTGAAGCTAACCGTGCATTCGCACACTTCCGTTGGTAA
- a CDS encoding type II toxin-antitoxin system RelB/DinJ family antitoxin, translating into MSKTSMSIRLDSEVKEQAQQVFNNLGMDMTTAINIFLRQAIQYQGLPFDVRLDESRNLLEVLTDLDQNRNMSQSFESISDLMEDLRA; encoded by the coding sequence ATGTCAAAGACGAGCATGAGTATCCGTTTGGATAGTGAGGTTAAGGAGCAGGCCCAACAGGTGTTTAATAACCTGGGAATGGATATGACAACAGCTATCAATATTTTCCTTCGTCAAGCTATTCAATATCAGGGTTTACCTTTCGATGTTAGACTAGACGAGAGTCGGAACTTGCTTGAGGTATTAACGGATTTAGACCAAAATCGTAATATGAGCCAATCCTTTGAATCAATCTCTGACTTGATGGAGGATTTGCGTGCTTAA
- a CDS encoding aminopeptidase codes for MVLPNFKENLEKYAKLLVANGINVQPGHTLALSIDVEQRELAHLIVKEAYALGAHEVIVQWTDDVINREKFLHAPMERLDNVPEYKIAEMNYLLENKASRLGVRSSDPGALNGVDADKLSASAKAMGLAMKPMRIATQSNKVSWTVAAAAGLEWAKKVFPNAASDEEAVDLLWDQIFKTCRVYEEDPVKAWEEHAAILKSKADMLNKEQFSALHYTAPGTDLTLGLPKNHVWESAGAINAQGEGFLPNMPTEEVFTAPDFRRADGYVTSTKPLSYNGNIIEGIKVTFKDGQIVDITAEKGDQVMKDLVFENAGARALGECALVPDPSPISQSGITFFNTLFDENASNHLAIGAAYATSVVGGAEMSEEELEAAGLNRSDVHVDFMIGSNQMDIDGIREDGTRVPLFRNGDWAN; via the coding sequence ATGGTTTTACCAAATTTTAAAGAAAATCTAGAAAAATATGCGAAATTATTGGTTGCGAACGGAATTAATGTGCAACCTGGTCACACTTTGGCTCTCTCTATCGATGTGGAGCAACGTGAGTTGGCTCACTTAATTGTCAAAGAAGCTTATGCCTTGGGTGCGCATGAGGTCATCGTTCAGTGGACAGATGATGTCATTAACCGTGAGAAATTCCTCCATGCGCCGATGGAGCGTCTGGACAATGTACCAGAATACAAGATTGCTGAGATGAACTATCTCTTGGAGAACAAAGCTAGCCGTCTTGGGGTTCGTTCATCTGATCCAGGTGCCTTGAACGGAGTGGATGCTGATAAGCTTTCAGCTTCTGCTAAAGCTATGGGACTTGCTATGAAGCCAATGCGCATCGCAACGCAATCCAACAAGGTTAGCTGGACTGTAGCAGCTGCTGCTGGACTTGAGTGGGCTAAGAAAGTCTTTCCAAATGCTGCGAGCGACGAAGAAGCAGTCGATCTCCTTTGGGACCAAATTTTCAAAACTTGCCGTGTCTATGAAGAAGATCCTGTTAAGGCTTGGGAAGAGCATGCAGCTATCCTTAAGAGTAAGGCAGATATGCTTAATAAAGAACAATTTTCAGCCCTTCACTACACAGCGCCAGGGACAGATTTAACACTTGGTTTGCCGAAGAACCACGTTTGGGAATCAGCTGGGGCTATCAATGCACAGGGCGAAGGATTCTTGCCAAATATGCCGACAGAGGAAGTCTTCACAGCGCCTGACTTCCGTCGCGCAGATGGTTATGTCACTTCTACAAAACCGCTTAGCTATAATGGAAATATCATCGAAGGTATTAAGGTAACCTTTAAGGATGGACAAATCGTTGACATCACTGCTGAGAAGGGCGATCAAGTCATGAAAGACCTTGTCTTTGAAAATGCGGGTGCGCGTGCCTTAGGTGAATGTGCCTTGGTACCAGATCCAAGCCCAATTTCTCAGTCAGGTATTACCTTCTTTAACACCCTTTTCGATGAAAATGCGTCAAATCACTTGGCTATCGGTGCAGCCTATGCAACTAGCGTTGTTGGTGGAGCGGAGATGAGCGAAGAGGAGCTTGAAGCTGCGGGGCTTAACCGTTCAGATGTTCACGTAGACTTTATGATTGGTTCTAACCAAATGGATATCGATGGTATCCGTGAGGATGGGACACGTGTACCACTCTTCCGTAACGGAGATTGGGCAAATTAA
- a CDS encoding GlsB/YeaQ/YmgE family stress response membrane protein codes for MLGSMFVGLLVGFLAGTLTNRGERMGCFGKMFLGWIGAFIGQLLFGSWGPNLNGTAIIPSVLGAMILLAIFWERGS; via the coding sequence ATGTTAGGAAGCATGTTCGTTGGTCTCCTAGTGGGATTTTTAGCAGGTACTCTGACCAATCGTGGAGAACGCATGGGATGTTTTGGAAAAATGTTTCTCGGATGGATTGGTGCCTTTATAGGACAATTACTATTTGGTTCATGGGGGCCAAACCTAAACGGTACAGCCATTATCCCATCAGTTCTAGGAGCCATGATTTTACTAGCTATCTTCTGGGAAAGAGGAAGCTAA
- a CDS encoding PolC-type DNA polymerase III codes for MSNSFEILMNQLGMPSEMRQAPALAQADIERVVVHKISKVWEFHFVFSNILPIEIFLELKKGLSEEFSKTGNKAVFEIKALSQEFSNQLLQAYYREAFSEGPCASQGFKSLYQNLQVRAEGNQLFIEGSEAIDKEHFKKNHLPNLAKQLEKFGFPTFNCQVEKNDILTQEQEEAFHAENKQIVQAANEEALRAMEQLEQMAPPPAEEKPAFDFQTKKAAAKPKLDKAEITPMIEVTTEENRLVFEGLVFDVEQKVTRTGRVLINFKMTDYTSSFSMQKWVKNEEEAQKFDLIKKNSWLRVRGNVEMNNFTRDLTMNVQDVQEVVHYERKDLMPEGERRVEFHAHTNMSTMDALPEVEEIVATAAKWGHKAVAITDHGNVQSFPHGYKAAKKAGIQLIYGMEANIVEDRVPIVYNEVEMDLSEATYVVFDVETTGLSAIYNDLIQVAASKMYKGNVIAEFDEFINPGHPLSAFTTELTGITDDHVKNAKPLEQVLQEFQEFCKDTVLVAHNATFDVGFMNANYERYGLPKISQPVIDTLEFARNLYPEYKRHGLGPLTKRFGVALEHHHMANYDAEATGRLLFIFIKEVAEKHGVTDLARLNIDLISPDSYKKARIKHATIYVKNQVGLKNIFKLVSLSNTKYFEGVPRIPRTVLDAHREGLILGSACSEGEVFDAVVSQGVDAAVEVAKYYDFIEVMPPAIYAPLIAKEQVKDMEELQTIIKSLIEVGDRLGKPVLATGNVHYIEPEEEIYREIIVRSLGQGAIINRTIGHGEHAQPAPLPKAHFRTTNEMLDEFAFLGEELARKLVIENTNALAEIFEPVEVVKGDLYTPFIDKAEETVAELTYKKAFEIYGNPLPDIVDLRIEKELTSILGNGFAVIYLASQMLVQRSNERGYLVGSRGSVGSSFVATMIGITEVNPLSPHYVCGQCQYSEFITDGSYGSGFDMPNKDCPKCGHKLSKNGQDIPFETFLGFDGDKVPDIDLNFSGEDQPSAHLDVRDIFGEEYAFRAGTVGTVAAKTAYGFVKGYERDYGKFYRDAEVERLAQGAAGVKRTTGQHPGGIVVIPNYMDVYDFTPVQYPADDVTAEWQTTHFNFHDIDENVLKLDVLGHDDPTMIRKLQDLSGIDPNEIPMDDEGVMALFSGTDVLGVTPEQIGTPTGMLGIPEFGTNFVRGMVDETHPTTFAELLQLSGLSHGTDVWLGNAQDLIKQGIADLSTVIGCRDDIMVYLMHAGLEPKMAFTIMERVRKGLWLKISEEERNGYIEAMKANKVPEWYIESCGKIKYMFPKAHAAAYVMMALRVAYFKVHHPIYYYCAYFSIRAKAFDIKTMGAGLDAIKRRMEEISEKRKNNDASNVEIDLYTTLEIVNEMWERGFKFGKLDLYRSQATEFLIDGDTLIPPFVAMDGLGENVAKQLVRAREEGEFLSKTELRKRGGLSSTLVEKMDEMGILGNMPEDNQLSLFDELF; via the coding sequence ATGTCAAACAGTTTTGAAATTTTGATGAATCAACTGGGGATGCCTTCTGAAATGAGACAGGCTCCTGCTTTAGCACAGGCTGATATTGAGCGAGTTGTGGTTCATAAAATTAGTAAGGTATGGGAGTTTCATTTCGTATTTTCTAATATTTTACCGATTGAAATCTTTTTAGAATTAAAGAAAGGTTTGAGCGAAGAATTTTCTAAGACAGGAAATAAAGCTGTTTTCGAAATCAAGGCTCTGTCTCAAGAATTTTCAAATCAACTCTTGCAGGCCTATTATAGAGAGGCTTTTTCTGAGGGGCCATGTGCTAGTCAAGGTTTTAAGTCACTTTATCAAAATTTGCAAGTTCGTGCGGAGGGGAACCAACTCTTTATTGAAGGTTCCGAGGCGATTGATAAGGAACACTTTAAGAAGAATCATCTTCCTAATTTAGCTAAACAACTTGAAAAGTTTGGTTTTCCAACTTTTAATTGTCAAGTTGAGAAGAATGATATCCTGACCCAAGAGCAGGAAGAGGCATTTCATGCTGAAAATAAGCAGATTGTTCAAGCGGCCAATGAGGAAGCTCTCCGTGCTATGGAACAACTGGAACAGATGGCACCTCCTCCAGCGGAAGAGAAACCAGCCTTTGATTTTCAAACGAAAAAAGCTGCAGCTAAACCCAAGCTGGATAAGGCAGAGATTACTCCTATGATCGAAGTGACGACTGAGGAAAATCGTCTGGTCTTTGAAGGGCTTGTTTTTGATGTAGAGCAAAAAGTGACCAGAACAGGGCGTGTTTTAATCAATTTTAAAATGACGGACTATACTTCAAGTTTTTCTATGCAAAAGTGGGTTAAGAACGAAGAAGAGGCTCAGAAGTTTGACCTAATTAAGAAGAATTCTTGGCTCCGAGTGCGTGGGAATGTAGAGATGAATAACTTCACACGCGATTTGACTATGAACGTGCAGGATGTGCAGGAAGTTGTTCACTATGAGCGCAAGGATTTGATGCCAGAAGGTGAGCGTCGGGTTGAGTTTCACGCTCATACTAACATGTCGACCATGGATGCTCTGCCAGAGGTTGAAGAAATCGTTGCGACAGCTGCTAAATGGGGACACAAGGCGGTTGCCATCACAGACCATGGGAATGTCCAGTCCTTCCCACACGGCTATAAGGCGGCCAAGAAAGCGGGAATCCAGCTAATCTATGGAATGGAAGCCAATATCGTGGAGGACCGTGTCCCTATCGTCTATAACGAAGTGGAGATGGACTTGTCGGAAGCGACCTACGTGGTCTTTGACGTGGAAACGACGGGGCTTTCAGCTATCTATAATGACTTGATTCAGGTTGCGGCTTCTAAGATGTACAAGGGGAATGTCATTGCTGAATTCGATGAATTTATTAACCCTGGGCATCCCTTGTCAGCTTTTACTACTGAGTTGACTGGAATTACAGATGACCATGTCAAAAATGCCAAACCACTAGAACAAGTTTTACAGGAATTCCAAGAATTTTGCAAGGATACAGTCTTAGTTGCCCACAATGCGACCTTTGACGTTGGTTTTATGAATGCCAACTATGAGCGTTACGGTCTGCCTAAAATTAGTCAGCCAGTTATTGATACGCTGGAGTTTGCTAGAAACCTCTATCCTGAGTATAAACGTCATGGTTTGGGACCGTTGACCAAGCGTTTTGGTGTGGCTCTAGAACATCATCACATGGCCAACTACGATGCGGAAGCTACTGGTCGTCTGCTCTTTATTTTTATCAAAGAAGTAGCAGAAAAACATGGTGTGACCGATCTAGCTAGACTTAACATTGATTTGATTAGTCCAGATTCTTATAAAAAAGCTCGGATCAAACATGCGACGATTTATGTTAAGAATCAAGTGGGGCTGAAGAATATCTTTAAACTGGTTTCCTTGTCTAATACCAAGTATTTTGAAGGGGTGCCACGGATTCCGAGAACGGTTTTAGATGCCCATCGGGAGGGTTTGATTTTAGGATCAGCTTGCTCTGAGGGTGAAGTTTTTGATGCGGTCGTTTCCCAAGGTGTGGATGCGGCGGTTGAGGTGGCCAAGTATTATGACTTTATCGAGGTCATGCCACCAGCTATTTATGCGCCATTGATTGCCAAGGAGCAAGTCAAGGATATGGAGGAACTCCAGACTATTATTAAGAGTTTGATAGAAGTGGGGGACCGCCTTGGCAAACCTGTTCTGGCTACCGGCAATGTTCACTATATCGAACCGGAAGAAGAGATTTACCGTGAAATTATCGTCCGTAGTTTGGGCCAGGGGGCTATAATTAACCGAACCATCGGTCATGGGGAACATGCTCAACCAGCACCACTTCCAAAGGCTCATTTTAGAACGACTAATGAGATGTTGGATGAATTTGCCTTCTTGGGAGAGGAACTGGCTCGTAAATTGGTTATTGAAAACACCAATGCCTTGGCAGAAATCTTTGAACCCGTTGAGGTTGTTAAGGGTGATCTCTATACACCTTTTATTGACAAGGCTGAAGAAACGGTTGCTGAGTTGACCTATAAGAAAGCTTTTGAAATTTATGGAAATCCGCTACCAGATATTGTTGATTTGCGGATTGAAAAAGAATTAACGTCTATTCTGGGGAATGGATTTGCCGTGATTTATCTGGCTTCTCAGATGCTAGTGCAACGTTCCAATGAGCGGGGTTACTTGGTGGGTTCTCGTGGGTCTGTTGGCTCCAGTTTCGTTGCGACCATGATTGGGATTACAGAGGTCAATCCTCTCTCTCCTCACTATGTCTGTGGTCAGTGTCAGTATAGTGAGTTTATCACAGATGGTTCTTACGGTTCTGGATTTGATATGCCCAATAAGGACTGTCCTAAATGTGGTCACAAACTCAGTAAAAATGGGCAAGATATTCCTTTCGAGACCTTCCTTGGTTTTGATGGGGACAAGGTTCCCGATATTGACTTGAACTTTTCGGGAGAAGACCAACCTAGTGCCCATTTGGATGTGCGTGATATCTTTGGTGAGGAATATGCTTTCCGTGCAGGAACGGTTGGTACGGTGGCTGCCAAGACCGCTTATGGTTTTGTCAAGGGCTATGAGCGAGACTATGGGAAGTTTTATCGTGATGCAGAGGTAGAACGCCTCGCTCAAGGTGCGGCTGGTGTTAAGCGGACAACAGGACAACACCCGGGGGGAATCGTTGTTATTCCGAACTACATGGATGTCTATGATTTCACACCTGTCCAGTATCCAGCGGATGACGTGACGGCTGAATGGCAGACAACTCACTTTAACTTCCATGATATCGATGAGAATGTCCTCAAGCTTGATGTACTGGGACACGATGATCCAACAATGATTCGGAAACTTCAGGACTTGTCTGGTATTGACCCTAATGAAATTCCTATGGATGACGAAGGCGTGATGGCTCTCTTTTCTGGGACTGATGTGTTAGGGGTGACACCTGAGCAAATCGGAACGCCTACGGGCATGCTGGGGATTCCAGAGTTTGGAACAAATTTCGTACGTGGAATGGTCGATGAAACCCATCCGACGACTTTTGCGGAGTTGCTTCAGCTTTCAGGTCTATCCCACGGTACCGATGTTTGGTTGGGTAATGCTCAAGATCTGATTAAGCAAGGAATAGCAGACCTATCGACTGTTATCGGTTGTCGGGACGACATCATGGTTTACCTCATGCATGCTGGTCTCGAACCTAAGATGGCCTTTACCATCATGGAACGAGTACGTAAGGGCTTGTGGCTAAAGATTTCCGAAGAGGAGCGAAATGGCTATATTGAAGCCATGAAGGCCAATAAGGTGCCAGAGTGGTATATCGAGTCCTGTGGGAAAATTAAGTACATGTTCCCGAAAGCCCATGCGGCAGCCTATGTTATGATGGCCTTACGTGTAGCCTACTTCAAGGTTCACCATCCGATTTATTATTACTGTGCTTACTTCTCTATCCGCGCCAAGGCCTTTGATATCAAGACTATGGGGGCGGGCTTGGATGCCATCAAGCGCAGAATGGAAGAAATCTCTGAAAAACGGAAGAACAATGACGCCTCTAATGTGGAAATCGATCTCTATACAACTCTTGAGATTGTCAATGAGATGTGGGAGCGTGGTTTCAAGTTTGGGAAACTCGATCTCTACCGTAGTCAGGCGACAGAGTTCCTCATCGATGGGGATACCCTCATTCCGCCATTTGTAGCAATGGATGGTCTGGGAGAGAACGTTGCCAAGCAGTTAGTGCGAGCGCGTGAAGAGGGAGAATTCCTCTCTAAAACAGAATTGCGCAAGCGTGGTGGGCTCTCATCAACATTGGTTGAAAAGATGGATGAGATGGGGATTCTCGGCAATATGCCAGAGGATAACCAGCTCAGTTTGTTTGATGAGTTGTTTTAA
- the fusA gene encoding elongation factor G yields the protein MAREFSLEKTRNIGIMAHVDAGKTTTTERILYYTGKIHKIGETHEGASQMDWMEQEQERGITITSAATTAQWNNHRVNIIDTPGHVDFTIEVQRSLRVLDGAVTVLDSQSGVEPQTETVWRQATEYGVPRIVFANKMDKIGADFLYSVSTLHDRLQANAHPIQLPIGSEDDFRGIIDLIKMKAEIYTNDLGTDILEEDIPAEYLDQAQEYREKLIEAVAETDEELMMKYLEGEEITNEELKAGIRKATINVEFFPVLCGSAFKNKGVQLMLDAVIDYLPSPLDIPAIKGVNPDTDEEETRPASDEEPFAALAFKIMTDPFVGRLTFFRVYSGVLQSGSYVLNTSKGKRERIGRILQMHANSRQEIDTVYSGDIAAAVGLKDTTTGDSLTDEKAKIILESINVPEPVIQLMVEPKSKADQDKMGIALQKLAEEDPTFRVETNVETGETVISGMGELHLDVLVDRMRREFKVEANVGAPQVSYRETFRASTQARGFFKRQSGGKGQFGDVWIEFTPNEEGKGFEFENAIVGGVVPREFIPAVEKGLVESMANGVLAGYPMVDVKAKLYDGSYHDVDSSETAFKIAASLALKEAAKSAQPAILEPMMLVTITVPEENLGDVMGHVTARRGRVDGMEAHGNSQIVRAYVPLAEMFGYATVLRSASQGRGTFMMVFDHYEDVPKSVQEEIIKKNKGED from the coding sequence ATGGCACGCGAATTTTCACTTGAAAAAACTCGTAATATCGGTATCATGGCTCACGTCGATGCTGGTAAAACAACAACTACTGAGCGTATTCTTTACTACACTGGTAAAATCCACAAAATCGGTGAAACTCACGAAGGTGCGTCACAAATGGACTGGATGGAGCAAGAGCAAGAGCGTGGTATCACTATCACATCTGCTGCGACAACAGCTCAATGGAACAACCACCGCGTAAACATCATCGACACACCAGGACACGTGGACTTCACAATCGAAGTACAACGCTCTCTTCGTGTATTGGATGGTGCGGTTACCGTTCTTGACTCACAATCAGGTGTTGAGCCTCAAACTGAAACAGTTTGGCGTCAAGCAACTGAGTATGGAGTTCCACGTATCGTATTTGCCAACAAAATGGACAAAATCGGTGCTGACTTCCTTTACTCTGTAAGCACACTTCACGATCGTCTTCAAGCAAATGCACACCCAATCCAATTGCCAATCGGTTCTGAAGATGACTTCCGTGGTATCATCGACTTGATCAAGATGAAAGCTGAAATCTATACGAATGACCTTGGTACAGATATCCTTGAAGAAGACATCCCAGCTGAATACCTTGACCAAGCTCAAGAATACCGTGAAAAATTGATCGAAGCAGTTGCTGAAACTGACGAAGAATTGATGATGAAATACCTCGAAGGTGAAGAAATCACTAACGAAGAATTGAAAGCTGGTATCCGTAAAGCGACTATCAACGTTGAATTTTTCCCAGTATTGTGTGGTTCTGCCTTCAAGAACAAAGGTGTTCAATTGATGCTTGATGCGGTTATTGACTACCTTCCAAGCCCACTTGATATTCCAGCGATCAAAGGTGTTAACCCAGATACAGACGAAGAAGAAACTCGTCCAGCATCTGACGAAGAGCCATTTGCAGCTCTTGCCTTCAAGATCATGACTGACCCATTTGTAGGTCGTTTGACATTCTTCCGTGTTTACTCAGGTGTTCTTCAATCAGGTTCATACGTATTGAACACTTCTAAAGGTAAACGTGAACGTATCGGACGTATCCTTCAAATGCACGCTAACAGCCGTCAAGAAATTGACACTGTTTACTCAGGTGATATCGCTGCTGCTGTTGGTTTGAAAGATACTACAACTGGTGACTCATTGACAGATGAAAAAGCTAAAATCATCCTTGAATCAATCAACGTTCCAGAACCAGTTATCCAATTGATGGTTGAGCCTAAATCTAAAGCTGACCAAGACAAGATGGGTATCGCTCTTCAAAAATTGGCTGAAGAAGATCCAACATTCCGCGTTGAAACAAACGTTGAAACTGGTGAAACAGTTATCTCAGGTATGGGTGAACTTCACCTTGACGTCCTTGTTGACCGTATGCGTCGTGAGTTCAAAGTTGAAGCGAACGTAGGTGCTCCTCAAGTATCTTACCGTGAAACATTCCGCGCTTCTACTCAAGCACGTGGATTCTTCAAACGTCAGTCTGGTGGTAAAGGTCAATTCGGTGATGTATGGATTGAATTTACTCCAAACGAAGAAGGTAAAGGATTCGAATTCGAAAACGCAATCGTCGGTGGTGTGGTTCCTCGTGAATTTATCCCAGCGGTTGAAAAAGGTTTGGTAGAATCTATGGCTAACGGTGTTCTTGCAGGCTACCCAATGGTTGACGTTAAAGCTAAGCTTTACGATGGTTCATACCACGATGTCGACTCATCTGAAACTGCCTTCAAGATCGCGGCTTCACTTGCCCTTAAAGAAGCTGCTAAATCAGCACAACCAGCTATCCTTGAGCCAATGATGCTTGTAACAATCACTGTTCCAGAAGAAAACCTTGGTGATGTTATGGGGCACGTAACTGCTCGTCGTGGACGTGTAGATGGTATGGAAGCACACGGTAACAGCCAAATCGTTCGTGCTTACGTTCCACTTGCTGAAATGTTCGGTTACGCAACAGTTCTTCGTTCTGCATCTCAAGGACGTGGTACATTCATGATGGTATTTGACCACTACGAAGATGTACCTAAGTCAGTACAAGAAGAAATCATTAAGAAAAACAAAGGTGAAGACTAA
- the rpsL gene encoding 30S ribosomal protein S12 — translation MPTINQLVRKPRKSKVEKSKSPALNVGYNSHKKVQTNVSSPQKRGVATRVGTMTPKKPNSALRKFARVRLSNLIEVTAYIPGIGHNLQEHSVVLLRGGRVKDLPGVRYHIVRGALDTAGVNDRKQGRSKYGTKRPKA, via the coding sequence ATGCCTACAATTAACCAATTGGTTCGCAAACCGCGTAAATCAAAAGTAGAAAAATCTAAATCACCAGCTTTGAACGTTGGTTATAACAGTCATAAAAAAGTTCAAACAAACGTTTCTTCACCACAAAAACGTGGTGTTGCAACTCGTGTTGGAACAATGACACCTAAAAAACCTAACTCAGCCCTTCGTAAATTCGCTCGTGTACGTTTGAGCAACCTTATCGAAGTTACTGCCTACATCCCAGGTATCGGACACAACTTGCAAGAGCACAGCGTGGTGCTTCTTCGTGGTGGACGTGTAAAAGACCTTCCAGGGGTACGTTACCATATCGTCCGTGGTGCACTTGATACTGCAGGTGTTAACGATCGTAAACAAGGCCGTTCTAAATACGGTACTAAACGTCCAAAAGCATAA
- a CDS encoding type II toxin-antitoxin system YafQ family toxin, translating into MLKIRYHKQFKKDFKLAMKRGLKVELLEEVLNFLVQEKELPARYRDHQLTASKHFQGVRECHIQPDWLLVYKVDKEELILNLLRTGSHSDLF; encoded by the coding sequence GTGCTTAAGATTCGTTATCATAAACAGTTTAAAAAAGATTTTAAGTTGGCTATGAAGCGTGGTTTGAAGGTAGAATTATTAGAAGAAGTTTTAAATTTTCTTGTTCAAGAAAAAGAACTTCCTGCTAGATATCGTGATCATCAATTGACGGCATCCAAGCATTTTCAAGGAGTTCGTGAATGCCATATCCAGCCAGATTGGCTTTTGGTTTATAAAGTAGACAAGGAAGAATTGATTTTAAATTTGCTGAGGACAGGCAGTCATAGTGATTTGTTTTAA
- a CDS encoding ATP-binding protein encodes MLQKFKVKGFKNFASQIEFDLTAGNYSFNDSIVKNNILTTAVIYGDNASGKSNLGLAIMDIITHLTDNEKNSKDYKKHFLNLETMPKFAEFEYTFNISNHIVQYKYCKKSYDDILYEELYIDGDLLILYDKNEQIKTINLKNGNEINFDKLRNDQSLVKLAYIYSTGIDNVEESKDDIFNKFIEFVDSMLSFDSIYGNHYQGYTTGSGDIATTIIEKNKIKDYQEFLSDLGIKYNLFEKEIDDSKYIFVKFPSGREANFFSIMSKGTAALSLFYMWYMQMVDGINFMFIDEFDSYFHHEVSRKLIKKLKESSSQIILTTHNTANMSNTILRPDSYFTISHNKIANIADRSGREIRQAQNIEKMYRAGSFDNE; translated from the coding sequence ATGTTACAAAAATTTAAGGTAAAAGGTTTTAAAAATTTTGCATCACAAATTGAGTTTGATTTAACAGCTGGAAATTATTCGTTTAATGATAGTATTGTAAAAAACAATATTCTTACTACTGCAGTTATATATGGAGATAATGCCTCAGGAAAATCAAACTTGGGTTTAGCTATTATGGATATTATAACTCATCTAACAGATAATGAAAAAAATAGTAAGGATTATAAAAAACATTTCTTGAATTTAGAAACTATGCCTAAGTTCGCTGAGTTTGAATATACGTTTAACATTAGTAATCACATTGTCCAATATAAATATTGTAAAAAAAGTTACGATGACATTTTATATGAAGAATTATATATAGATGGTGATTTGCTTATCTTGTATGACAAGAATGAACAAATCAAGACTATTAATTTAAAAAATGGTAATGAAATTAACTTTGATAAATTACGAAACGATCAATCACTAGTGAAACTTGCTTATATTTATTCAACAGGTATAGACAATGTTGAAGAATCAAAGGATGATATTTTTAATAAATTTATAGAATTTGTTGATTCGATGTTATCTTTTGATTCAATATATGGAAATCATTATCAAGGGTATACGACAGGTAGTGGTGATATCGCAACAACAATTATTGAAAAAAATAAAATAAAAGATTATCAAGAATTTCTATCTGATTTGGGTATTAAATATAACTTGTTTGAAAAGGAGATTGACGATAGTAAATATATATTTGTGAAATTTCCTTCTGGAAGAGAAGCTAATTTTTTTAGTATTATGTCGAAAGGAACAGCAGCTTTATCTCTATTTTATATGTGGTATATGCAAATGGTGGATGGTATTAATTTTATGTTTATAGATGAGTTTGATTCCTATTTCCATCATGAAGTTTCCAGAAAATTGATTAAAAAACTTAAAGAATCTTCTAGTCAAATTATTTTAACTACACATAATACAGCCAATATGTCTAATACAATTTTAAGACCTGATAGTTATTTTACTATTTCGCATAATAAAATTGCTAATATAGCAGATCGTTCCGGTCGTGAAATTCGTCAAGCACAAAATATAGAAAAAATGTATCGAGCAGGTAGTTTTGATAATGAGTAA